GCCGCGAAGGAGGGGCCGCCCCGGCAATTTCCCTCGAATCAGAGGCTTTTGTGCAGGATCTCTGCCGCAAGGCTATCGCCTCGGGGCTCCTGGGCTCGGCCCATGACCTATCGGACGGTGGTCTGGGGGTAGCGCTCGCCGAGTGCGCGCTCTCATCAAGGGGCGGGGGACTAGGTGCTAATATCCGCCTTCCAGAATGCGGTGGGCGACTCGACGGCATATTTTTTGGCGAAGTGGCGTCGAGAATACTCGTTTCTGCCTCGCCCGATGCATTTGTGCAATTACGAAAAATGGCGGAGAGTCACGAGGTCGGCTGCTATCAGATCGGGCAGGTGGCGGCAGGCTCTCTTCGCGTCGAGGCGCCCGACGGGGCAATCGCAATGGAACTGGAGCTAGACAATTTAATGGCCGCCTGGAGCGGCGCCCTGGGAGAACTTCTCTAATGCCGATGAGCGATGAGTGTGTCCATGAATCATGCGCCGTATTCGGCATCTACGGCCACCCAGAGGCGGCAAACCTGACCTATCTGGGCCTCTACGCCCTCCAACACAGAGGCCAGGAGAGCTCAGGTATCGTGGCCTCGAACGGCGAGAAGGTCCACAGCGAAATCGGGATGGGCCATGTCGCCGATATTTTCGATGAAAACCGCCTCTCAAAGCTAAATGGTCATATGGCCATCGGGCATAACCGATATTCGACCGCAGGCGAGTCGGGCATCGTCAACGCCCAGCCCTTTTTGATCGATCACTCTCGCGGCATCCTCGCATTGGGCCACAACGGCAACCTCGTCAACGCAGGCCGCCTCCGAGGCGAGCTTGAGAACAGCGGCTCGATATTCAGGAGCACGACAGACAGCGAAGTGATCCTCCACCTCATTGCCAGATCCTCGGAAGAGGAAACAGAACCGGCAATTCTCGATGCGCTTAACCGTTTGGAGGGCGCCTTCACCCTCACTATGATGACACGCGACACGCTTATCGGTGTGCGCGATCCCCACGGCTTTAGGCCACTTGTTCTAGGAAAACTGGACAAAGATAACGGTGAGCCGGCTTGGGTGCTTGCCAGCGAGACCTGCGCCCTTGATCTCATCGATGCCGAGTTCGAACGCGAGATCCTTCCCGGAGAGATGCTCATCGTTGATGAAAATGGTCCGCGCAGCATTTTTCCTTTTCCTGCTACAGAGCCCAAACAATGCATTTTTGAATTCATCTACTTCGCCAGACCCGACAGCCATATATTCGGAGACAATGTGTATTCCGTGCGCCGAAATCTGGGCGTGCAACTGGCCAAGGAGAATCCCATCGATGCCGACATGGTGATACCCGTCCCGGACTCAGGTTTAGCCGTCGCCACAGGCTACGCCGCAGAATCTGGCATCCCGATGGAAATGGGCTTGGTTAGAAACCACTACGTCGGTCGAACCTTCATCGAGCCCCAGAACGCCATCCGCCATTTTGGCGTTAAAGTGAAGCTCAACCCCATAAATTCATTTCTTGAGGGAAAGCGTGTCGTTGTCGTTGATGATTCCATTGTTCGCGGTACAACAAGCCGAAAAATAGTCGAAATGATCCGCCACGCCGGGGCGAGCGAGGTTCATATGCGTATCAGTTCGCCTCCGATAACGAGTCCCTGTTATTTCGGAATCGACATGCCGACCCACGAGGAGTTAATTGCCTCGGAGAGCACGGTGGAGGAAATCAGGGCGCACCTTGGTGCCGATTCCCTGTCCTACTTAAGCCTTGAGGGCCTTGATAAGTGCGTCGAGCCACGGCAAAACAATTTTTGCTCGGCCTGCTTCACCGGAAATTACCCTCTTCAAATCGAGACTCATGACGCACAACTATCTCTTTTCAGGGAACTTAGAACGAGTGAGCACCGCGCATGATGATGGCCATATTAAACATTACAGACTAAAGTTAAATCTTTCTTTTTCTTAGAATTTTGTGAATTTCAATTGACCACCCGATAGCCTAACGCTACTATTTCACCAATAGCCTCCTCCCGATGCTTCGCCCAATGTCAGGGAATTAACTTTTGCGGATGTATTTTTCAACCTACCTAAGGTGGGGGATTTTTCCTCTCGTCCTCTTGTTCGCCGCAGGCTGCACGGCAGGCGGCCAAATGGGGGAAGCTCCCGTTCGATCGGCTGCCACGCCACCCCGGCAAAACATGCCGAAACGCCATGTCGTCGTCGCAAAAGAAAACAAACCGACACCGGCCTCAAAAGAAAAATCCCTGACAAAAAAACCGGCGGAGGAGCCCACCAAAAAAATTGGCTCGCCCCATGATCTCATCCTCGATCTTCCCGCCACATCGGAAGATGAAGAGCACACTGCAGCCCTTAAGCCAATCCGCAAGACGGGAGAAATACCCACCAAACCTTTTACGTTCGATATTCCCATTGTGCGCAATACCGCTGTTGATCGTTGGATCGAGTACTTCACAGGCTCTGGAAGGGCAAATTTTGCGATATGGCTGAGCCGGGGGGGACGCTACATCAAGACATTCCGGGAAATCTTCAAGGACAATAACCTTCCCCAGGATTTGGCCTATCTCTCGCTCATCGAAAGCGGCTTCAGCCTTCGTGCCAGGTCAAGGGCCGGCGCTGTTGGCCCCTGGCAATTCATGCCTGCCACGGCCCGTCGAAGCGGCCTCAAAGTTAACCGCTATGTCGATGAGCGACGGCATCCCATCAAGGCGACCCACGCCGCCGTCTATCTTTTGACAGCACTGTATAAGGAATTTGGCCATTGGGACCTAGCTTTGGCCGCCTACAATAGCGGAGAGAACCGGATTCGGCGCGCCCGTAAAAGATCGGGCCGCAAAACATTTTGGGCGCTCACCCGGACACGCTACATACCCAATGAAACGAAAAACTATGTTCCAAAGTTTTTGGCTGGTCTGATTATCGCCAAAAACCCGGAAGTTTTTGGTTTTTCCGGCATCGACTACCAAAAACCCAGGCGCTGGGAAACGGTTGCCCTTCCCCGCGGGATGAGTCTGAAAAGCATCGCTCGGATGGCGGGTGCGCCACTAAAATCGATACAGGATCTCAACTCAGAGCTTCGCTGGAGATACACACCGCCTGTTAAGGGCCATCTTCTTCGCCTGCCGTCCGGCACGGCCAATCGTTTCCTTGAAATCCTGGCCAAAACTCCCAGGGAGCCGATACCTGTCTCCGGCCACTACCGCATACTTCCAGGCGATACGTTCGGGCTACTCGCAAAGCGATTTGGAATTTCTCTTCATAAAATGCTGGAACTCAACGCGCATCTCAACCCGCGCCGCCTGCGGGTGGGGACACCCATCTTTCTCCCCCAGAAAAAAACATCTATAAGAACATCTATTCTCACCTCAAGAAATGGTGGTATGAAAAAACCGCCAAAGGCAAAAGCGCATCATGTCGTCGGCCCGGGAGAGAATCTATGGGTCATCGCACGGCAATATGGCGTGTCCACCAATCAACTTCTACGGCTTAACGGTCTTAAACCATCGACCAAAATCCACCCGGGCAACCGAATTATCATCCATCGCTAGCACTAGCCTCCCTTTCAAGCCAATTCCTCTAAAAACATAGCGTTTTCAAAGGCTATTCCTTGACACTGCAACGGAGGCTACCTAGAATTTCCCCTACGTTTGAGGATGAGAGGCACCCATTGCCATTCCATCCCAGGAGCTAATCATCTTCCGCATATCACCGGAGTTCTTAGAAATACGATGAAACGAATACACCCTGGCATGGTCAAAAACATCCTTGTCATTTCTTTTTTAGCCTTGATTGCAACCGGATGTATTTCCCGCTCCAAGGAGCAGGCCACACCTGGAGAGTTGTTTGTCCTGGGCCAGCAAGATCTGCGCTCGGATCGTTTCGAGGCAGCTCGCCAGGCCTTCAAACGACTTCTTCGCGAGTATCCTGACAGCAAGCACCGGCGCACCGCTCTGCTGAACCTGGCGGATTCATACTTCCAAGAAGAAGAATATCTTGAGGCGAAAGTCCAGTACTCTGAATTTGTACAGCTCTACCCTGTCAGCCCGCACACATCAAAAGCCTACTTTTTCCTAGGCATGTCTGACTTCAACCGAATTTTGGACTTTGACCGGGATCAGTCAATTGCAAATGACGCGCTCAAAAGCTTCAGGGCGGTGAAAAAGAGATTCCCGCGATCTAAATTCAGCAAGAAAAGCGACGAAAAAATAAAAAAGATCAGAAGCCTCCTTGCGAGCAGCGAACTGTTCATCGCGAATTTTTATCTGCGGCGAGGACAGCGGGTTTCCGCTATTCCGAGATACCGGGATATCATCAAAAATTATCGTGACCAGCCAGAAATTCGAGCCGAGGCAATCTACCAAATGGGTGAGAGCTTTCGACTTGAGGAAAGTTACGAGAAAGCCGGACAAACTTATCGGATCCTCATCGAGGAGCATCCGACGAGCCCATTTTCTCAGGATGCATATGACCGCCTGCTCTCACTGACTAGCAAATAGTGAGGCTCCTGCTCCGGCTGGCCAGGCAAGTCATATCGAATCCACCTTTGGATTAACTGAATGGCCAAAAAACCGG
This sequence is a window from Nitrospinaceae bacterium. Protein-coding genes within it:
- the bamD gene encoding outer membrane protein assembly factor BamD, encoding MKRIHPGMVKNILVISFLALIATGCISRSKEQATPGELFVLGQQDLRSDRFEAARQAFKRLLREYPDSKHRRTALLNLADSYFQEEEYLEAKVQYSEFVQLYPVSPHTSKAYFFLGMSDFNRILDFDRDQSIANDALKSFRAVKKRFPRSKFSKKSDEKIKKIRSLLASSELFIANFYLRRGQRVSAIPRYRDIIKNYRDQPEIRAEAIYQMGESFRLEESYEKAGQTYRILIEEHPTSPFSQDAYDRLLSLTSK
- a CDS encoding transglycosylase SLT domain-containing protein, whose amino-acid sequence is MYFSTYLRWGIFPLVLLFAAGCTAGGQMGEAPVRSAATPPRQNMPKRHVVVAKENKPTPASKEKSLTKKPAEEPTKKIGSPHDLILDLPATSEDEEHTAALKPIRKTGEIPTKPFTFDIPIVRNTAVDRWIEYFTGSGRANFAIWLSRGGRYIKTFREIFKDNNLPQDLAYLSLIESGFSLRARSRAGAVGPWQFMPATARRSGLKVNRYVDERRHPIKATHAAVYLLTALYKEFGHWDLALAAYNSGENRIRRARKRSGRKTFWALTRTRYIPNETKNYVPKFLAGLIIAKNPEVFGFSGIDYQKPRRWETVALPRGMSLKSIARMAGAPLKSIQDLNSELRWRYTPPVKGHLLRLPSGTANRFLEILAKTPREPIPVSGHYRILPGDTFGLLAKRFGISLHKMLELNAHLNPRRLRVGTPIFLPQKKTSIRTSILTSRNGGMKKPPKAKAHHVVGPGENLWVIARQYGVSTNQLLRLNGLKPSTKIHPGNRIIIHR
- a CDS encoding amidophosphoribosyltransferase; the protein is MSDECVHESCAVFGIYGHPEAANLTYLGLYALQHRGQESSGIVASNGEKVHSEIGMGHVADIFDENRLSKLNGHMAIGHNRYSTAGESGIVNAQPFLIDHSRGILALGHNGNLVNAGRLRGELENSGSIFRSTTDSEVILHLIARSSEEETEPAILDALNRLEGAFTLTMMTRDTLIGVRDPHGFRPLVLGKLDKDNGEPAWVLASETCALDLIDAEFEREILPGEMLIVDENGPRSIFPFPATEPKQCIFEFIYFARPDSHIFGDNVYSVRRNLGVQLAKENPIDADMVIPVPDSGLAVATGYAAESGIPMEMGLVRNHYVGRTFIEPQNAIRHFGVKVKLNPINSFLEGKRVVVVDDSIVRGTTSRKIVEMIRHAGASEVHMRISSPPITSPCYFGIDMPTHEELIASESTVEEIRAHLGADSLSYLSLEGLDKCVEPRQNNFCSACFTGNYPLQIETHDAQLSLFRELRTSEHRA